Below is a genomic region from Bradyrhizobium sp. 1(2017).
ATGACAATGGAACAGGATCGCTGGTCACGCGTGAAGGGGCGGCTGCGCTCGAGCGTTGGCGAGGACGTCTACACGAGCTGGTTTGCCCGCATGGATCTGGAAGGCGTGCAGGACGAGAGCGTGCGGCTCTCGGTGCCGACCCGCTTCCTGAAGAGCTGGATCCAGGCCCATTATGCCGAGCGCGTGCTGTCGTGCTGGCAGGCCGAGATGCCGGAAGTGCATCGTATCGATCTCACGGTCCGCTCGGCGGTGCGCCCGGTCGTGCAGCCGAAGGAAGTGCCCGCCCCGATCGAGGCGCGCCGCGCACCGGCGCCGGAATTGCGCTCGACAGCGACCGCGCCGGTCTCGGCCAATCACGACGCGCTCGGCGGCTCCCCGCTCGATCCGCGCCTGACCTTCGCGAGCTTCGTCGTCGGCCGCTCCAACACGCTGGCGCATGCGGCCGCACGCCAGGTTGCCGAAGGACGCCGCGGCGATCCCGTCATGTTCAACCCGCTCTACATCCATGCCGGCGTCGGCCTCGGCAAGACGCACCTGCTCCAGGCGGTGACCTGGGCCGGCAATTCCGGCAACGAGCGCAAGGTGCTGTATCTCACGGCCGAGAAATTCATGTACGGCTTCGTCGCCGCGCTGAAGACGCAGACGGCGCTCGCCTTCAAGGAAGCGCTGCGCGGCATCGACGTGCTGGTGATCGACGACCTCCAGTTCCTGCAGGGCAAGTCGACGCAGGCCGAGTTCTGTCACACGCTGAACGCGTTGATCGACGCCGGCCGTCAGGTCGTGATCGCGGCCGACCGTCCGCCGTCCGACCTCGAAAGCCTGGACGATCGCGTCCGCTCCCGGCTCGCTGGCGGCCTCGTGGTCGAAATGGGCTCGCTCGGCGAGGAGCTGCGGCACGGCATCCTCAAGTCGCGCGTCGCCGCCGCCCGCGCCCATCATGCGACCTTCGAGGTGCCCGAGGAGGTGCTGCATTATCTGGCGCGCACCATCACCCATAACGGCCGCGACCTCGAAGGCGCGATCAACCGTCTGCTGGCGCATTCCAAGCTCAACAACCGTCCGGTGACGCTGGAAATGGCCGAGCACGAGGTGCGCGATCTGGTGCGGCCGCAGGAGCCGAAGCGGATCAAGATCGAGGACATCCAGCGCGTGGTGGCGCGGCAGTACAATGTCAGCCGTTCCGATCTGCTGTCCTCGCGCCGGACCGCCAACGTGGTCCGCCCGCGGCAGGTGGCGATGTATCTCGCCAAGACCCTGACCTTGCGCTCGCTCCCCGAGATCGGCCGCCGTTTCGGCGGACGCGACCACACCACGGTGCTGCACGCCGTGCGCAAGATCGAGGCCCTGGTCTCCAAGGACACGGCGCTGTCCGAGGAAGTGGAGTCGCTGAAGCGCCAGCTTCAGGAATAAACGCCTACCCCCCCTCGCTCTCAGCCGAGATCGTCATGCCCGGGCTTGTCCCGGGCATCCACGTTTCCCGG
It encodes:
- the dnaA gene encoding chromosomal replication initiator protein DnaA, encoding MTMEQDRWSRVKGRLRSSVGEDVYTSWFARMDLEGVQDESVRLSVPTRFLKSWIQAHYAERVLSCWQAEMPEVHRIDLTVRSAVRPVVQPKEVPAPIEARRAPAPELRSTATAPVSANHDALGGSPLDPRLTFASFVVGRSNTLAHAAARQVAEGRRGDPVMFNPLYIHAGVGLGKTHLLQAVTWAGNSGNERKVLYLTAEKFMYGFVAALKTQTALAFKEALRGIDVLVIDDLQFLQGKSTQAEFCHTLNALIDAGRQVVIAADRPPSDLESLDDRVRSRLAGGLVVEMGSLGEELRHGILKSRVAAARAHHATFEVPEEVLHYLARTITHNGRDLEGAINRLLAHSKLNNRPVTLEMAEHEVRDLVRPQEPKRIKIEDIQRVVARQYNVSRSDLLSSRRTANVVRPRQVAMYLAKTLTLRSLPEIGRRFGGRDHTTVLHAVRKIEALVSKDTALSEEVESLKRQLQE